The Microbacterium luteum genome includes a region encoding these proteins:
- the coaD gene encoding pantetheine-phosphate adenylyltransferase, whose protein sequence is MSSRVAVVPGSFDPPTLGHLDVIRRAAGLYDRLHVLVVHNPDKEAMLPIAQRLSLLEESIAEGDVDGDVVVAAWSVGLLVDYAVEVGAGVLVKGIRSQVDVAYETPMAIVNRHLAEIETVFLLPDPAHAMVSSSLVRQVSALGGDVSPFVPAPVARFLDTGARGI, encoded by the coding sequence ATGAGCAGCCGTGTCGCCGTGGTCCCGGGATCCTTCGACCCGCCGACCCTGGGCCACCTCGACGTCATCCGTCGCGCCGCGGGTCTGTACGACCGGCTGCACGTACTGGTCGTGCACAATCCGGACAAGGAGGCGATGCTTCCGATCGCGCAGCGCCTGTCGCTGCTGGAGGAATCCATCGCCGAGGGCGACGTCGACGGCGACGTCGTCGTTGCGGCCTGGAGCGTCGGTCTGCTCGTCGACTACGCGGTGGAGGTCGGAGCGGGCGTGCTCGTGAAGGGCATCCGCTCACAGGTGGACGTCGCATACGAGACCCCCATGGCCATCGTGAACCGGCACCTCGCCGAGATCGAGACGGTGTTCCTGCTGCCCGACCCCGCCCACGCCATGGTGTCGAGCTCCCTGGTCCGGCAGGTGTCGGCTCTCGGCGGCGACGTGTCGCCGTTCGTGCCTGCGCCGGTTGCGCGCTTCCTCGACACGGGGGCCCGCGGGATCTGA
- a CDS encoding YceD family protein, with the protein MREFEIEVTAPEKWGEGLVSVPQGEPITVDVRLESVHEGILVSADIDTDYRGVCGRCLTDVSEPVEVEFQELFAYPGSEQTDFEVHDDHVDLEPPVREAIVLSLPFQPVCQPDCPGLDPVTGERLTGRTVQEQPAPIDPRWAALQDYTTDHDDTSRP; encoded by the coding sequence ATGCGCGAGTTCGAGATCGAGGTGACTGCTCCCGAGAAGTGGGGCGAGGGCCTCGTCTCGGTTCCGCAGGGTGAGCCGATCACCGTCGACGTGCGTCTGGAGTCGGTTCACGAGGGCATTCTCGTCTCCGCGGACATCGACACCGACTACCGAGGCGTCTGCGGTCGGTGCCTCACCGATGTGTCGGAACCGGTCGAAGTCGAGTTTCAGGAGCTTTTCGCGTATCCTGGATCGGAACAAACTGACTTCGAGGTTCACGACGACCACGTGGATCTTGAACCTCCGGTCAGGGAAGCGATCGTCTTGTCGCTTCCGTTCCAGCCGGTGTGTCAGCCGGACTGTCCCGGGCTCGACCCCGTGACGGGCGAGAGGCTGACGGGGCGCACGGTTCAGGAGCAGCCCGCTCCGATCGATCCGCGCTGGGCCGCGCTGCAGGACTACACCACAGACCACGACGACACCTCGCGCCCGTGA
- the rpmF gene encoding 50S ribosomal protein L32: protein MAGNPPKRKVSRSNTRSRRAQWKAEAPTLVKTVENGKTVYSRPHQAKVVTDSQGTELFLEYKGRKVADV from the coding sequence ATGGCAGGTAACCCCCCGAAGCGGAAGGTCTCCCGTTCCAACACGCGCTCACGCCGCGCGCAGTGGAAGGCCGAGGCCCCCACGCTCGTCAAGACCGTCGAGAACGGCAAGACCGTCTACAGCCGTCCGCACCAGGCGAAGGTCGTCACCGACTCGCAGGGCACGGAGCTGTTCCTGGAGTACAAGGGCCGCAAGGTCGCCGACGTCTGA
- the rnc gene encoding ribonuclease III — MAQRGTRATASDASLLDKLGVDIDPELLSLALTHRSWAYENGQGPHNERLEFLGDSVLGQAVTVRLYTRHPELDEGSLAKRRASVVSTVALAEVARGIRLGEHLRLGVGEDRTGGRDKDSILADTMEAVIGATYLSTGPDAATSLVLRLVEPLLADPERYGVAMDPKTGLQELAARLERPAPVYEVDSTGPDHDRVFTATVAVGDHSSVGVGTSKKQAEMAAALTAWHELSARA, encoded by the coding sequence ATGGCGCAGCGTGGCACGCGGGCGACGGCGTCCGACGCGTCCCTTCTCGACAAGCTCGGGGTCGATATCGACCCCGAGCTTCTGTCGCTTGCGCTCACGCACCGTTCGTGGGCGTATGAGAACGGCCAAGGACCGCACAACGAACGTCTCGAGTTCCTCGGCGACAGTGTGCTCGGCCAAGCCGTCACCGTGCGGCTGTACACCCGGCATCCTGAGCTCGACGAGGGCTCGCTGGCCAAGCGTCGTGCGAGCGTGGTGTCCACCGTCGCGCTGGCCGAGGTCGCGCGCGGCATCCGGCTCGGAGAGCATTTGCGTCTTGGGGTCGGCGAAGACCGCACGGGCGGGCGGGACAAGGACTCGATCCTCGCCGACACCATGGAGGCCGTGATCGGCGCGACCTATCTGTCGACGGGTCCGGACGCGGCGACCTCCCTCGTCCTGCGGCTTGTCGAGCCGCTGCTCGCGGATCCCGAGCGCTACGGCGTCGCGATGGATCCCAAGACGGGACTCCAGGAGCTCGCCGCGAGGCTCGAGCGTCCGGCGCCGGTCTACGAGGTCGATTCCACCGGTCCCGACCACGACCGGGTGTTCACCGCCACGGTCGCCGTCGGCGATCACTCCTCGGTCGGCGTCGGGACCAGCAAGAAGCAGGCCGAGATGGCCGCGGCGCTCACCGCGTGGCACGAACTCAGCGCGCGTGCCTGA
- the mutM gene encoding bifunctional DNA-formamidopyrimidine glycosylase/DNA-(apurinic or apyrimidinic site) lyase, which produces MPELPEVEVVRAGLAPAVSGARVTAVTVLDDRALTRHPGTAADFEARLTGRTMQAAARRGKFLWLPLLPEAPEESVGVVAHLGMSGQLLLRPAGSPPERHERIRLDVQHPEHGELAVVFADQRTFGSLAWDALVPTPDAAAGGAGWPAATVPTQVVHIARDPLDPAFAEADFRKALGRKGSAIKRVLLDQTVVSGIGNIYADESLWAARIHPETPASALATRAVRRLLSEVRAVLHKALAEGGTSFDAQYVNVNGQAGYFAHSLNVYGRTGQACPRCGHPVVRVSFTNRSSHFCARCQKRAS; this is translated from the coding sequence GTGCCTGAGCTGCCCGAGGTCGAGGTCGTCCGTGCGGGCCTCGCCCCCGCCGTCAGCGGCGCCCGGGTGACCGCCGTGACGGTGCTCGATGACCGGGCACTCACACGGCACCCCGGCACCGCGGCCGACTTCGAGGCGCGACTGACGGGGCGGACGATGCAGGCGGCCGCGCGCCGCGGCAAGTTCCTGTGGCTCCCGCTCCTGCCGGAAGCGCCGGAGGAATCGGTCGGCGTCGTGGCGCACCTCGGCATGAGCGGTCAGCTGCTCCTTCGTCCCGCCGGTTCGCCCCCCGAGCGTCACGAACGCATTCGCCTCGACGTGCAGCACCCCGAGCACGGCGAGCTCGCCGTCGTGTTCGCCGATCAGCGCACCTTCGGCTCGCTCGCCTGGGACGCCCTCGTGCCGACACCGGACGCCGCGGCCGGGGGCGCCGGCTGGCCGGCCGCGACCGTTCCGACGCAGGTCGTTCACATCGCCCGCGACCCCCTCGACCCCGCGTTCGCCGAGGCGGACTTCCGGAAGGCGCTGGGTCGCAAGGGCTCCGCGATCAAGCGCGTGCTGCTGGATCAGACCGTCGTGAGCGGCATCGGGAACATCTATGCCGACGAGTCCCTGTGGGCTGCTCGCATCCATCCCGAGACGCCGGCGTCCGCGTTGGCCACTCGAGCCGTGCGGCGCCTGCTCTCCGAGGTTCGCGCGGTGCTGCACAAGGCCCTCGCCGAGGGTGGGACGAGTTTCGACGCGCAGTACGTCAACGTCAACGGGCAGGCGGGCTACTTCGCCCATTCGCTGAACGTCTACGGGCGCACCGGGCAGGCCTGTCCGCGCTGCGGGCATCCGGTCGTGCGGGTGTCGTTCACCAACCGCAGCAGCCACTTCTGCGCCCGGTGCCAGAAGCGCGCATCTTGA
- a CDS encoding GNAT family N-acetyltransferase, whose product MSDTTPEVVPFHGGSFRRVGIPRSPADPDAADFVATVAARNTVSREVSGTDDHTRTVAELLPHYRPDAYEIRHLWLVTDDDGRAIGRVGVDIPLEAGSTVAFWTIELIRASWGRGIGSAAHRLVESTAREHGRTVLQSWADHPDAPGERLAPPTGFGSIPLDHAARFYRRHGYTLEQIERCSAFDLTAAPDRVQSLLTAARAAASGYRVVPWMLPTPAERVAGYAWMKSRMSTDVPAAALTFDEEAWDAARVERHDALWLDGGHRVLVTAAEHIATGELCAFNELVRGSAPGSVTFQEDTLVLAAHRGHRLGMLVKCAGLLRWREIAPDSPRVLTYNAEENRPMLDINEALGFVPVLYDGAWKKTLT is encoded by the coding sequence ATGTCCGACACGACCCCCGAGGTCGTCCCCTTCCATGGCGGCTCGTTCCGCCGCGTCGGGATCCCCCGATCACCGGCGGATCCCGACGCGGCGGACTTCGTCGCCACCGTGGCGGCACGCAACACCGTCTCCCGGGAGGTGTCCGGGACCGACGACCACACCCGCACCGTTGCGGAGCTGTTGCCGCACTACCGCCCGGACGCGTATGAGATCCGGCACCTGTGGCTCGTGACCGACGACGACGGACGCGCGATCGGCCGGGTCGGCGTGGACATCCCTCTCGAAGCCGGGTCGACGGTGGCCTTCTGGACCATCGAACTCATCCGGGCGTCGTGGGGGCGAGGCATCGGCTCGGCCGCTCACCGTCTCGTCGAGAGCACGGCGCGCGAACACGGTCGCACGGTGCTGCAATCATGGGCGGACCACCCCGACGCTCCGGGCGAACGTCTTGCACCGCCGACGGGGTTCGGCAGCATCCCCCTCGATCACGCCGCGCGCTTCTATCGACGGCACGGCTACACCCTCGAGCAGATCGAGCGATGCAGCGCCTTCGACCTCACCGCCGCACCGGATCGGGTGCAGAGCCTGCTCACCGCTGCCCGGGCGGCGGCCTCCGGCTACCGGGTCGTGCCGTGGATGCTGCCCACTCCCGCGGAACGCGTCGCCGGGTACGCCTGGATGAAGTCGCGGATGTCGACGGATGTTCCCGCCGCCGCGCTGACCTTCGACGAAGAGGCCTGGGATGCCGCCCGCGTGGAACGGCACGACGCCCTGTGGCTCGACGGCGGCCACCGCGTGCTGGTGACCGCCGCAGAGCACATCGCCACCGGTGAGCTGTGCGCGTTCAACGAGCTCGTGCGCGGCTCCGCTCCCGGTTCGGTCACGTTCCAGGAGGACACGCTCGTGCTCGCGGCGCATCGCGGGCACCGCCTGGGCATGCTGGTCAAGTGCGCCGGACTGCTGCGGTGGCGCGAGATCGCGCCGGACTCCCCGCGCGTGCTCACCTACAACGCCGAGGAGAACCGGCCGATGCTCGACATCAACGAGGCACTCGGATTCGTCCCCGTCCTGTACGACGGCGCCTGGAAGAAGACGCTGACGTGA
- the smc gene encoding chromosome segregation protein SMC produces the protein MHLKSVTLKGFKSFAQPTTFELETGVTCIVGPNGSGKSNVVDALAWVMGEQGAKTLRGGKMEDVIFAGTATRGPLGRAEVQLTIDNGDGALPIEYAEVSIRRTLFRNGSSEYAINGESCRLLDVQELLSDSGLGREMHVIVGQGRLDAVLQASPEDRRGFIEEAAGILKHRRRKEKTLRKLEAMEANLTRLSDLAGELRRQLKPLGRQAEVAREAQSIAAIVRDAKARLLADDLVALRTELDAFARTEQERHTERGALQEQLDVVRGRIAHLEAEQRSEAVDEARRVAHGLERVQERLRSLYALAGQRLSLLAEPEQSDIVEGATVTQAAIDEARAEIDDIAAGLGDAQDAAESAGRDVIRARAELDALDVDIAEQSSLVSAHDMKITAMRGTAEAADSALTAVRTAVDRQQKALDAALTRRAEAEAELDEIDVGSAPQSAVDENTAAYERAQRTAGDLETEVSELRDRLHAAEREGEALSAQTAALSRALDVRNAASELLAEGAAGLVGLVGDAVQVTPGYEAAIAAVLGPLAEGVLAQDRGAAFDLASTLRGRDLGVVDIVIADVRVGGSDLPEIPGARPAHEVVTAPAGIQDMLARVLIADDLDAVRAVADTLDAQPAAPLTVVTRDGEVFTGPTVRAGSGQGRSRLELAAERDGAADRRAEILVVADSLREALGERSAQLDRARAETKASLSALREHDAALAAHAERVNRATVRQESASAECERLTAGLRQAQAAVEEAEAAARSAQEQLTHALELPRPILDVSARDGLLLALEEARDAEMRARLDVETLRERVRAGQARVQQLERQRERERAAAEEAARRAVIRRAQRETAQGISAALPAVLDSVDRSLSQARVELAAAESARTALTAELADLRRSEASTRERLAGLTESVHGLELTIHEKKLHVSSLLERVSNELGLGEDVLVAEYGPDQPFPSGLHLSSGSLAATGEQSDGTTDDDMPTVAYDRTAQRKRLQEAERKLSQLGRVNPLALEEFAALEQRHKFLVDQLDDLTRTRKDLATIIEELDERMRAIFLEAFEDTKVAFGEVFPILFPGGTGSISLTDPESPLTTGIEVSVRPVGKKIERLSLLSGGERSLAAVALLTAIFKARPSPFYILDEVEAALDDANLGRLLGVFEQLRESSQLIVITHQKRTLEIADALYGVSMRQDGVSAVVGQRVRDRERVTA, from the coding sequence ATGCACCTGAAGAGCGTGACGCTCAAAGGGTTCAAGTCGTTCGCCCAGCCGACGACCTTCGAACTCGAGACAGGGGTCACGTGCATCGTCGGGCCGAACGGATCCGGCAAGTCCAATGTCGTCGACGCGCTCGCGTGGGTGATGGGGGAGCAGGGTGCGAAGACGCTGCGCGGCGGCAAGATGGAGGATGTCATCTTCGCCGGAACGGCCACGCGCGGTCCGCTCGGACGTGCCGAGGTGCAGCTGACCATCGACAACGGCGACGGTGCCCTGCCGATCGAGTACGCCGAGGTGAGCATCCGCCGCACCCTGTTCCGCAACGGATCGAGTGAGTACGCGATCAACGGCGAGTCGTGTCGGCTCCTCGACGTGCAGGAGCTGCTGAGCGATTCGGGGCTCGGTCGCGAGATGCACGTCATCGTCGGTCAGGGCCGGCTCGACGCCGTGCTGCAGGCCTCTCCCGAAGACCGCCGCGGCTTCATCGAAGAAGCAGCAGGCATCCTCAAGCACCGGCGCCGCAAAGAGAAGACGCTGCGCAAGCTCGAGGCGATGGAGGCGAACCTCACGCGCCTCAGCGACCTGGCCGGCGAGCTGCGCCGACAGCTCAAGCCGCTCGGCCGGCAGGCCGAGGTCGCCAGAGAGGCGCAATCGATCGCCGCGATCGTGCGCGACGCGAAGGCGCGGCTGCTCGCCGACGACCTCGTCGCCCTGCGAACCGAGCTCGACGCGTTCGCCCGCACCGAGCAGGAGCGGCACACCGAGCGCGGAGCACTGCAGGAGCAGCTCGACGTCGTGCGGGGCCGCATCGCGCATCTCGAAGCCGAACAGCGTTCGGAAGCCGTCGACGAGGCGCGGCGCGTCGCCCACGGCCTAGAGCGTGTTCAGGAGCGCCTCCGGTCGCTCTACGCCCTCGCCGGGCAGCGCCTGTCGCTGCTGGCGGAACCGGAGCAGAGCGACATCGTCGAGGGCGCGACGGTGACCCAGGCGGCGATCGACGAGGCTCGAGCCGAGATCGACGACATCGCCGCGGGCCTCGGCGACGCGCAGGACGCCGCCGAATCGGCGGGGCGCGACGTCATCCGTGCCCGCGCCGAGCTCGACGCTCTCGATGTCGACATCGCCGAGCAGAGCTCACTCGTCTCGGCGCACGACATGAAGATCACCGCGATGCGCGGAACGGCCGAAGCAGCGGATTCCGCCCTGACAGCGGTGCGCACTGCGGTCGACCGCCAGCAGAAAGCGCTCGATGCGGCACTGACCCGACGTGCCGAGGCCGAGGCGGAACTCGACGAGATCGACGTCGGCTCGGCGCCGCAGAGCGCCGTCGACGAGAACACCGCCGCCTACGAGCGCGCTCAGCGCACCGCCGGCGACCTCGAGACCGAGGTCTCGGAGCTGCGCGACAGACTGCACGCCGCCGAGCGCGAGGGCGAGGCCCTCAGCGCGCAGACCGCGGCCCTCTCCCGTGCGCTCGACGTGCGCAATGCGGCGTCGGAGCTCCTCGCCGAAGGCGCTGCCGGGCTTGTCGGCCTCGTGGGGGACGCGGTGCAGGTGACGCCGGGATACGAGGCCGCGATCGCCGCCGTGCTCGGCCCCCTCGCCGAGGGTGTTCTCGCCCAGGACCGCGGCGCCGCTTTCGACCTCGCGTCGACCCTGCGCGGTCGTGATCTCGGTGTCGTGGACATCGTCATCGCCGACGTCCGGGTCGGCGGCAGCGACCTGCCGGAGATCCCCGGCGCGCGTCCCGCTCACGAGGTGGTGACGGCGCCGGCCGGCATTCAGGACATGCTCGCGCGTGTGCTGATCGCGGACGACCTCGACGCCGTGCGCGCCGTCGCCGACACTCTCGACGCGCAGCCCGCCGCGCCGCTGACGGTGGTCACGCGAGACGGCGAGGTCTTCACCGGACCGACGGTGCGTGCCGGCTCCGGTCAGGGGCGATCGCGCCTCGAGCTCGCCGCTGAACGCGACGGCGCCGCGGATCGACGAGCCGAGATCCTGGTCGTCGCCGACTCGCTGCGCGAGGCGCTCGGCGAACGATCCGCACAGCTCGATCGCGCCCGCGCCGAGACGAAGGCGAGCCTGTCCGCGCTCCGCGAGCACGACGCCGCGCTCGCGGCCCACGCCGAGCGCGTCAATCGCGCGACGGTGCGCCAGGAGTCGGCCTCTGCGGAGTGCGAGCGGCTCACAGCCGGACTTCGTCAGGCTCAGGCTGCCGTGGAAGAGGCCGAGGCGGCGGCCCGGTCCGCACAGGAGCAGCTGACCCACGCGCTGGAGCTTCCCCGGCCCATTCTCGACGTCTCCGCGCGCGACGGCCTTCTCCTCGCGCTCGAAGAGGCCCGCGACGCCGAGATGCGCGCGCGGCTCGACGTCGAGACGCTGCGCGAGCGCGTGCGAGCCGGTCAGGCACGGGTGCAGCAACTGGAGAGACAGCGTGAGCGCGAGCGAGCGGCCGCGGAGGAGGCCGCGCGGCGCGCCGTCATCCGCCGTGCGCAGCGCGAGACCGCGCAGGGGATCTCGGCCGCGCTGCCCGCGGTGCTCGACTCCGTCGACCGCTCGCTCAGCCAGGCGCGTGTCGAACTGGCCGCGGCCGAGTCCGCGCGCACGGCGCTGACGGCGGAGCTCGCCGACCTCCGCCGATCCGAAGCCTCGACGCGGGAGCGGCTCGCCGGGCTCACCGAGAGCGTGCACGGGCTGGAATTGACGATTCACGAGAAGAAGCTGCACGTGTCGAGCCTGCTGGAGCGGGTCTCGAACGAGTTGGGTCTCGGCGAAGACGTCCTGGTCGCGGAATACGGCCCGGATCAGCCCTTTCCTAGCGGCCTACACCTCTCATCGGGCAGTCTCGCCGCCACAGGCGAGCAATCTGACGGTACGACGGACGATGATATGCCGACGGTCGCATACGACCGGACGGCCCAACGGAAGCGGCTTCAGGAGGCCGAGCGCAAGCTGTCGCAGCTCGGCCGGGTGAACCCGCTGGCGCTCGAGGAGTTCGCCGCCCTCGAGCAGCGTCACAAGTTCCTCGTGGATCAGCTCGACGATCTGACGCGTACCCGAAAGGATCTCGCGACCATCATCGAGGAGCTCGACGAGCGGATGCGGGCCATCTTCCTCGAGGCGTTCGAGGACACGAAGGTCGCCTTCGGCGAGGTCTTCCCGATCCTCTTCCCCGGAGGAACCGGCAGCATCTCGCTCACCGACCCCGAGTCGCCGTTGACGACCGGGATCGAGGTCTCCGTGCGTCCGGTCGGCAAGAAGATCGAGCGGCTGTCGCTGCTGTCCGGGGGAGAGCGCTCACTCGCCGCCGTCGCGCTGCTGACGGCGATCTTCAAGGCGCGGCCGAGCCCCTTCTACATCCTCGACGAGGTCGAGGCTGCCCTCGACGACGCGAACCTCGGCCGGCTGCTCGGCGTGTTCGAACAGCTTCGCGAGAGCAGCCAGCTCATCGTCATCACGCACCAGAAGCGCACGTTGGAGATCGCCGATGCGCTCTACGGCGTCTCGATGCGGCAGGACGGCGTGTCCGCCGTCGTCGGCCAGCGCGTGCGCGACCGGGAGCGCGTCACCGCCTGA
- the ftsY gene encoding signal recognition particle-docking protein FtsY produces the protein MAESSWSLGRALRGMFVKPTIDETTWDDLETALLTADFGPDITERIVDELREKVDRYRTTDPRDLQRMLRETLEEHFARFDTTLKLTERPAVVLVVGVNGVGKTTTIGKFAKFLQRYGRTVVVGAADTFRAAAVEQLATWAERGGATIVRPQQEGQDPASVAFQTIDHAKQTGTEIVLIDTAGRLHTKGGLMDELTKIRRVVEKQAPISEVLLVLDATTGQNGVMQAEAFLQHAGVTGLVITKLDGSAKGGFILNVQERTGIPVKLLGQGEGIGDLTGFTPHVFAASLVD, from the coding sequence ATGGCAGAGAGTTCCTGGTCGCTCGGTCGCGCGCTGCGCGGCATGTTCGTGAAGCCGACGATCGACGAGACGACGTGGGACGACCTCGAGACGGCGCTGCTCACCGCCGACTTCGGTCCGGACATCACCGAGCGCATCGTCGACGAGCTGCGCGAGAAGGTCGATCGGTACCGCACCACCGATCCGAGAGACCTGCAGCGGATGCTGCGGGAGACGCTCGAGGAGCACTTCGCCCGGTTCGACACCACGCTGAAACTCACGGAGCGTCCGGCCGTCGTCCTCGTGGTCGGCGTCAACGGCGTGGGCAAGACCACCACGATCGGCAAGTTCGCCAAGTTCCTGCAGCGTTACGGACGCACCGTCGTCGTCGGGGCGGCCGACACCTTCCGGGCCGCCGCCGTCGAGCAGCTCGCCACGTGGGCCGAGCGCGGCGGCGCGACGATCGTGCGTCCCCAGCAGGAGGGTCAGGATCCCGCCTCGGTGGCGTTCCAGACGATCGACCATGCCAAGCAGACCGGCACGGAGATCGTGCTCATCGACACCGCCGGACGCCTGCACACCAAGGGTGGGCTCATGGATGAACTCACGAAGATCCGCCGGGTGGTCGAGAAGCAGGCGCCGATCAGCGAAGTGCTGCTCGTGCTCGATGCCACGACGGGACAGAACGGCGTGATGCAGGCGGAGGCGTTCCTGCAGCACGCCGGTGTGACCGGACTGGTCATCACCAAGCTCGACGGCTCCGCCAAGGGCGGTTTCATCCTCAACGTGCAGGAGCGCACCGGGATCCCGGTCAAGCTCCTCGGGCAGGGCGAGGGCATCGGCGACCTCACGGGGTTCACCCCGCACGTGTTCGCCGCGTCGCTCGTTGACTGA
- a CDS encoding DUF2004 domain-containing protein, producing the protein MAIEHDYFGLLESGPDGSLFWSEVVELGDQSVTVDLTAPDQDDVSPAALDVAAALIAALEAVDAKARGAMVSELGDRTSEVIEYILQQQESLGDDLEDMLVDISGDTHVDIIRSLQIMSMTILADELGGSDPFAVLEYALDPDATDDVLLVNLDSDGDVVSVTSAD; encoded by the coding sequence ATGGCGATCGAGCACGATTACTTCGGCCTTCTCGAGTCCGGCCCCGACGGGTCGCTCTTCTGGTCGGAGGTCGTCGAGCTCGGCGACCAGTCCGTGACCGTCGATCTCACCGCTCCCGATCAGGACGATGTCTCTCCCGCCGCTCTCGATGTCGCCGCGGCGCTCATCGCTGCGCTGGAGGCCGTCGACGCGAAGGCCCGGGGAGCGATGGTCTCCGAGCTCGGCGACCGCACCAGCGAGGTGATCGAGTACATCCTGCAGCAGCAGGAGTCGCTCGGCGACGACCTCGAGGACATGCTCGTCGACATCAGCGGCGACACCCACGTCGACATCATCCGGTCGTTGCAGATCATGAGCATGACCATCCTCGCGGATGAACTCGGCGGCAGCGATCCGTTCGCCGTGCTCGAGTACGCTCTGGATCCCGACGCGACGGACGATGTGCTGCTGGTGAACCTCGACTCCGACGGCGATGTCGTCTCGGTGACCAGCGCCGACTGA
- the lipA gene encoding lipoyl synthase, with translation MTGCAPTSGDSAATRPDGRRMLRLEVRNAQTPIERKPEWIKTRAKMGPEYSALHSLVKTEELHTVCQEAGCPNIYECWEDREATFLIGGSQCTRRCDFCQIDTGKPADYDTDEPRRVAESVAAMDLRYATVTGVARDDLPDGGAWLHAETVRAIHERNPRTGVEILATDFNGDPGQLDEVFSSRPEVFAHNVETVPRIFKRIRPAFRYERSLGVLTRAHRAGLITKSNLILGMGEEPEEVARALRDLREAGTDIITITQYLRPSPRHLPVARWVKPEEFVAFKTEAERIGFLGVLAGPLVRSSYRAGRLWAQSMRSMGRDLPRHLAHIGEEAGADRFAQAV, from the coding sequence ATGACCGGCTGCGCACCCACGAGCGGCGACAGTGCCGCGACCCGACCCGACGGGCGAAGGATGCTGCGGCTCGAGGTACGCAATGCGCAGACGCCGATCGAGCGCAAGCCGGAGTGGATCAAGACGCGCGCGAAGATGGGACCGGAGTACTCCGCACTGCACTCGCTCGTGAAGACCGAGGAGCTGCACACCGTCTGCCAGGAGGCCGGGTGCCCGAACATCTACGAGTGCTGGGAAGACCGCGAGGCGACCTTCCTCATCGGCGGCTCCCAGTGCACGCGACGCTGCGACTTCTGCCAGATCGACACCGGCAAACCCGCCGACTACGACACGGATGAACCGCGGCGCGTGGCCGAGAGCGTCGCGGCGATGGACCTGCGATACGCGACCGTGACGGGGGTCGCCCGCGACGACCTGCCCGATGGTGGTGCGTGGCTGCATGCGGAGACGGTTCGAGCCATCCACGAGCGGAATCCGCGCACCGGCGTCGAGATCCTCGCCACCGACTTCAACGGGGATCCCGGCCAACTGGACGAGGTCTTCTCGAGCCGCCCCGAGGTGTTCGCCCACAACGTCGAGACGGTGCCGCGCATCTTCAAGCGCATCCGTCCGGCCTTCCGCTACGAGCGGTCGCTCGGCGTGCTCACGCGGGCACACCGAGCCGGTCTCATCACGAAGTCCAACCTCATTCTCGGCATGGGCGAGGAGCCGGAGGAGGTCGCGCGGGCGCTTCGGGACCTCCGCGAGGCGGGCACGGACATCATCACCATCACGCAGTATCTGCGACCGTCCCCGCGGCATTTGCCGGTCGCCCGCTGGGTCAAGCCGGAGGAGTTCGTCGCGTTCAAGACGGAGGCGGAGCGGATCGGATTCCTCGGCGTGCTGGCCGGTCCGCTCGTGCGCTCGTCCTACCGCGCGGGGCGTCTGTGGGCCCAGTCCATGCGGTCGATGGGAAGAGACCTTCCCCGGCACCTCGCGCACATCGGCGAGGAAGCCGGCGCGGACCGCTTCGCCCAGGCCGTCTGA
- the lipB gene encoding lipoyl(octanoyl) transferase LipB, with the protein MPDILTLGLAPDLVPYRHAWELQRRVHADVVDRTRPDTVLLLEHEAVYTAGTRTAAHERPTDGTPVIDVDRGGKITWHGPGQLVGYPIVRLPDPVDVVAHVRRLERLLIDALAEHGVEGHQVTGRSGVWVRRPLGDDKVAAIGVRVERGVTMHGFAINCDNSLAPFQGIIPCGITDAGVTTVSEASGVATRPRDIVATVIRHLTSTYAEVAA; encoded by the coding sequence ATGCCCGACATCCTGACCCTGGGCCTCGCCCCCGACCTCGTGCCCTATCGCCACGCGTGGGAGCTGCAGCGACGCGTGCACGCCGATGTCGTCGATCGCACGCGCCCGGACACCGTGCTGCTGCTGGAGCACGAGGCCGTCTACACCGCGGGCACTCGCACCGCGGCACACGAGCGTCCGACCGACGGCACGCCGGTCATCGACGTCGACCGCGGCGGGAAGATCACGTGGCACGGACCCGGTCAGCTCGTCGGGTATCCCATCGTGCGCCTCCCCGACCCCGTCGACGTCGTCGCCCACGTACGACGTCTCGAGCGCCTCCTCATCGACGCGCTGGCCGAGCACGGTGTCGAAGGGCACCAGGTGACCGGACGGAGCGGGGTCTGGGTGCGGCGGCCCCTCGGCGACGACAAGGTGGCCGCGATCGGCGTGCGCGTCGAGCGCGGAGTGACGATGCACGGGTTCGCGATCAACTGCGACAACTCGCTCGCGCCGTTCCAAGGCATCATCCCGTGCGGGATCACCGACGCCGGCGTCACCACGGTGAGCGAAGCCTCCGGAGTGGCGACCCGTCCGCGCGACATCGTCGCCACCGTCATCCGGCACCTCACGAGCACCTACGCGGAGGTCGCGGCATGA